The bacterium genome has a segment encoding these proteins:
- a CDS encoding AAA family ATPase, with protein MRAYIEQSRQEAKQAASGVKDFKVFDFGYIPDAPFIRPETKRIIDSIVQYHQTGIPRNLVVTGPRGSGKTLTMRYLERALRTTLGLPFHGVNCRVHNTSFKVLAHILKVRPRGYAYSELCEKFEREIPGNAVIVLDESDLLGEKDIRKDVLYFLSRSRNRYFVVLLSNNPRFLRSLDESTRSSLQPETIFFRNYCATEILEILKDRARTGLNEVDAGLLEEIAAMTVKSTNGDVRVAIKALLYCATNQGMTVLDCFKKARENVVTDVLESLNEKALLILKAAYLEPTKLVKSIYQRYVHLSRDYREEPYGYTQFYSTLGYLSSLGVIMLVTAKVDRTFTNRLEPLVSAGELDGVMNRRFQ; from the coding sequence TTGCGGGCATACATTGAGCAATCGCGTCAGGAGGCCAAACAGGCGGCGTCGGGCGTAAAGGATTTCAAAGTCTTTGACTTCGGTTACATCCCCGATGCCCCATTCATCCGGCCAGAGACCAAACGAATCATCGATTCCATTGTCCAATACCATCAGACCGGGATTCCCCGCAATCTGGTCGTCACCGGCCCCCGGGGCTCCGGCAAAACCCTCACCATGCGATACCTGGAGCGGGCGCTTCGAACCACTCTCGGACTCCCATTCCACGGAGTGAACTGCAGGGTGCATAACACCAGTTTCAAGGTGCTGGCCCATATCCTGAAAGTCCGGCCAAGGGGGTATGCCTATTCTGAACTTTGCGAAAAGTTTGAGCGTGAAATCCCGGGCAACGCGGTCATCGTTCTCGACGAAAGCGACCTACTGGGGGAGAAAGATATCCGAAAGGATGTGCTGTATTTCCTCTCACGTAGCCGCAACCGGTACTTTGTGGTGCTGCTGAGCAACAACCCCCGGTTCCTGAGAAGCCTGGATGAATCCACTCGCTCCTCCCTCCAACCTGAAACCATTTTCTTCCGGAACTACTGCGCCACCGAAATACTGGAGATCCTAAAAGACCGGGCGCGGACTGGCCTCAATGAGGTGGACGCCGGTCTTCTGGAGGAGATCGCGGCCATGACAGTCAAAAGCACCAATGGCGATGTCCGGGTGGCCATCAAGGCCCTGCTCTACTGCGCCACCAACCAGGGCATGACGGTCCTGGACTGTTTCAAGAAAGCGAGGGAGAACGTGGTGACGGATGTCCTGGAAAGTCTCAATGAGAAGGCGCTCCTGATTCTCAAGGCCGCCTATCTGGAACCCACAAAACTGGTCAAGTCCATCTACCAGCGGTATGTCCATCTTTCCCGTGATTACCGGGAGGAACCCTATGGTTATACTCAGTTCTATTCGACCCTTGGGTACTTGTCCTCCCTGGGCGTGATCATGCTGGTTACTGCAAAAGTGGACCGGACATTCACCAACCGACTGGAGCCACTCGTCTCGGCTGGGGAACTTGATGGTGTTATGAATCGGCGATTTCAGTGA
- a CDS encoding DUF87 domain-containing protein, producing the protein MALKPLLGRKIDDLWTAYLFQDEDGKLELSEQLDLLLGTNLHADVQDTTPIFHPPSADQAAGDITLGWVHYNGKDRCPFGLRRMELAQHVSLVGRTGSGKSNAGYLLAMNLNKAGIPWLCLDWKQSWRRLKNLPGLEELRVYTIGRDVAPLRINPLIPPVGIDPRQHLKALVQVINAAYFCGAGVEYLLTSIIDELYLKHGVYDGKVTRYPTFRDVMAILKTLPSAGRVSLWLSSAIRAVHSLCFGAMDGIVNSGNNVTIDELLARPTVLELEALSHADKLFFSEMLMLQIYSHRMVRNERNQIKHILIIEEAHHLLSRLSQHSGQPASIVEVIFREIREMSEGIVFLDQMPSEISKTALANTYTTISMNLKGKQDVATISAAMLLQDDQALALGTMEIGKAIVKLQGRIKEPFMIRVPEMKIPAVPVTDDDIRMMMAPHIRVTEQHEASPPLQLSDSEMRLLQDIAVAPESGTVARYTRLSLSGRQGDKAKRALIDAGLVEENERLTQKGRTKNARLTDAGKRLLEEMMPGE; encoded by the coding sequence ATGGCGCTGAAACCTCTTCTGGGTAGAAAGATAGATGATCTGTGGACCGCTTATCTGTTTCAGGATGAAGACGGGAAATTAGAGCTATCGGAACAATTGGATCTCTTGCTTGGCACCAACCTCCATGCCGATGTTCAGGACACCACGCCAATCTTTCATCCACCGTCTGCCGATCAGGCTGCTGGTGATATCACGCTAGGCTGGGTTCACTATAACGGAAAGGATCGATGTCCCTTCGGCCTCCGGAGAATGGAACTCGCGCAGCATGTCAGCCTGGTAGGCCGAACGGGAAGCGGAAAATCGAATGCGGGCTACTTGCTGGCCATGAATTTGAACAAAGCGGGCATCCCCTGGCTATGCCTTGACTGGAAGCAGTCCTGGCGAAGACTCAAGAACCTGCCGGGTCTTGAGGAACTTCGTGTCTACACCATCGGTCGTGACGTTGCGCCCCTACGGATCAACCCATTGATCCCGCCCGTCGGCATCGATCCCCGCCAGCATTTGAAAGCCCTTGTCCAGGTCATCAATGCCGCGTATTTCTGCGGTGCGGGTGTCGAGTATCTGCTCACCTCAATCATTGATGAACTATACCTGAAGCACGGCGTTTATGATGGCAAGGTAACCCGCTACCCGACATTTCGGGATGTGATGGCCATTCTGAAAACACTCCCGTCGGCCGGCAGAGTCAGCTTGTGGTTGTCATCGGCCATCAGGGCCGTACATTCCCTTTGTTTCGGCGCCATGGATGGCATCGTGAATTCAGGGAACAATGTGACCATTGATGAATTATTGGCCCGCCCGACGGTACTTGAGCTTGAAGCCCTCAGTCATGCCGACAAACTCTTCTTCTCGGAAATGCTGATGCTCCAGATTTACTCACACCGGATGGTCAGGAACGAGCGAAACCAGATCAAGCATATTCTCATCATAGAAGAGGCCCATCACCTCCTTTCCCGCCTCTCCCAGCATTCCGGGCAGCCAGCATCCATCGTCGAAGTAATTTTCAGGGAAATCCGAGAAATGTCGGAAGGAATTGTGTTTCTTGACCAGATGCCGTCCGAAATCAGCAAGACCGCACTGGCCAATACTTACACCACCATCTCCATGAACCTTAAGGGGAAGCAGGACGTGGCCACTATCAGTGCCGCCATGCTTTTACAGGATGATCAGGCGCTGGCACTGGGGACTATGGAAATCGGCAAGGCGATTGTGAAATTGCAGGGCCGGATCAAGGAACCGTTCATGATCCGGGTGCCGGAGATGAAGATTCCCGCCGTGCCGGTCACGGATGATGACATCAGGATGATGATGGCTCCCCATATTCGGGTCACCGAACAACATGAGGCATCGCCACCGCTCCAGCTTTCCGATTCAGAAATGAGGTTGCTTCAGGATATTGCCGTGGCACCGGAGTCCGGAACAGTTGCCCGGTACACAAGGCTGAGTCTCTCAGGCCGGCAGGGCGACAAGGCCAAGCGCGCGCTCATTGATGCGGGCCTTGTGGAGGAAAACGAACGGCTCACCCAAAAGGGAAGAACGAAGAATGCCCGGCTGACGGATGCCGGGAAACGACTTTTGGAAGAAATGATGCCGGGAGAGTAG
- a CDS encoding site-specific integrase — MKRAETGAKASNVKHSKKYERFGETIRYLTLNEWQKLLDYIEDYRHKLMFRMIYHLGCRVGEFVRIQIKHLDFNRCSVFIPADNTKTGHMRTSHLPAGVINEIKSMLRREGRMLKRTESVTNPDEYLFRRSKRSTRHYSENRVRQIFQRYVIKAGFNREYGQDSKGRKLHQITVHSLRHSHVMHFIHNYKLPLPIVQKQVGHRTLRATSVYLNPSDEAVGEAYGAIKEK, encoded by the coding sequence GTGAAACGGGCTGAAACCGGCGCAAAAGCGTCAAATGTGAAGCATTCAAAGAAATATGAGCGTTTTGGCGAAACCATACGGTATCTGACTCTGAATGAATGGCAGAAACTCCTCGATTATATAGAGGATTACCGGCACAAACTCATGTTCCGCATGATCTACCACTTGGGCTGCCGTGTCGGGGAGTTTGTTCGTATCCAGATCAAACATCTCGATTTCAATCGATGTAGCGTATTCATTCCGGCGGACAACACCAAGACCGGCCACATGAGGACCAGTCACCTGCCGGCTGGGGTCATAAATGAGATCAAAAGCATGCTGAGGCGGGAGGGCCGGATGTTGAAACGGACGGAAAGTGTGACTAATCCGGATGAATACCTTTTCAGACGTTCCAAGCGATCCACCAGGCATTACAGTGAAAACCGGGTTCGCCAGATATTCCAGCGCTATGTCATCAAGGCGGGATTCAACCGAGAGTACGGCCAGGACTCAAAGGGCCGAAAACTACACCAGATCACGGTACACAGTCTTCGACATAGTCATGTAATGCATTTCATACACAACTATAAATTGCCCCTGCCGATCGTCCAGAAACAGGTTGGTCACAGGACACTCCGGGCCACCAGCGTTTATCTCAATCCCAGCGATGAGGCGGTGGGTGAAGCGTACGGCGCAATCAAAGAGAAATAG
- a CDS encoding single-stranded DNA-binding protein has product MNKFIGVGRLPRSGTVNGTEKKVLRFTLATKTGHGGKNKKSRQAFVPCVIFKPSEPSICLLTGDPKGLLIGLEGRVNTSKFETRDGQTKYSTEVIVDERSLELLDLQASIEPSDDGHGMEPE; this is encoded by the coding sequence ATGAATAAGTTCATAGGAGTTGGAAGATTGCCGCGCAGCGGCACAGTGAATGGAACGGAGAAGAAAGTCTTAAGGTTTACGCTTGCCACTAAAACTGGGCATGGTGGGAAGAACAAGAAGTCGCGCCAGGCCTTTGTGCCTTGTGTGATATTTAAGCCCTCTGAGCCATCTATCTGCCTGCTGACCGGGGATCCGAAAGGGTTATTGATCGGACTGGAGGGCCGGGTCAATACGTCCAAATTTGAAACCCGGGATGGGCAGACCAAGTACAGCACGGAGGTGATTGTGGATGAACGCAGCCTTGAACTGCTGGACTTGCAGGCATCCATAGAACCGTCCGATGACGGGCATGGGATGGAGCCCGAATGA
- a CDS encoding JAB domain-containing protein yields MKKPEYRAISFMCELPVARDGTTMIRTPEDTWVECREMRDLGQETFVVLALNTRNRLLDKRMIGMGVVDSCLVHAREVFRRAISESASAVILVHNHPSGDPSPSAEDVKITKQMIQGGQILGIKVLDHIIVGRKHGDNMAPTSREFLSMRESGLCEFD; encoded by the coding sequence ATGAAAAAGCCGGAATACCGGGCAATCTCATTTATGTGCGAGTTGCCTGTGGCACGGGATGGAACCACCATGATCCGTACGCCGGAGGATACCTGGGTCGAATGCCGGGAAATGCGTGATCTGGGCCAAGAGACCTTTGTGGTGCTGGCCTTGAATACGCGCAATCGTCTACTGGACAAGCGGATGATTGGCATGGGAGTCGTGGATTCCTGTTTGGTTCATGCACGGGAAGTATTCCGGCGGGCGATCAGCGAAAGCGCGTCTGCCGTCATACTCGTGCACAACCATCCCTCCGGGGATCCCTCCCCCAGTGCGGAGGACGTCAAGATCACCAAGCAGATGATTCAGGGCGGGCAGATTCTTGGCATCAAAGTGCTGGATCATATTATCGTCGGGCGCAAGCACGGGGATAATATGGCACCCACAAGCCGAGAATTCCTGTCCATGCGTGAATCGGGGCTATGCGAGTTTGACTAA
- a CDS encoding phosphoribosyltransferase family protein, producing the protein MSEPYGFLELKPVEMVDSGWIHAYGVYYPRHQAIEHLNSDWSRAVILAKRRMAGIIDRFGSIVAGRMERWLRDDVPYVVTHVPVEPEPVQYLFADMGRGAPELLAESIHRHLGTRHNIQLDTLILQLRPKARKQRQCEGMAEREANVRGLYTVPERVVVGGDHVILVDDVLTSGATMRECSRVLREAGALSVTGVALARTVRVQDGDSRLEEKESYENTMSANAMVADRLAG; encoded by the coding sequence ATGAGCGAGCCATATGGGTTTCTGGAATTGAAGCCCGTAGAAATGGTGGACTCGGGGTGGATTCATGCCTATGGCGTGTATTACCCCCGTCATCAGGCCATTGAACACCTGAATTCGGACTGGAGCCGGGCTGTTATTCTGGCCAAGCGCCGGATGGCCGGGATCATAGACCGATTCGGGAGCATCGTGGCCGGGCGCATGGAGCGTTGGCTTAGAGACGACGTTCCCTATGTGGTCACACATGTGCCCGTAGAGCCCGAACCGGTGCAATACCTGTTCGCAGACATGGGCCGAGGGGCTCCGGAACTTCTGGCGGAAAGTATCCACCGGCATCTGGGCACTCGGCATAACATTCAGTTGGACACACTGATCCTGCAACTTCGCCCCAAGGCCAGGAAACAGCGTCAGTGCGAGGGAATGGCGGAACGCGAGGCCAATGTGAGGGGCCTTTACACCGTACCTGAGAGAGTAGTGGTAGGAGGAGACCATGTCATCCTGGTGGATGATGTGCTTACTTCTGGCGCGACCATGCGGGAATGCTCAAGAGTCCTGCGCGAGGCAGGGGCCCTGAGCGTTACAGGGGTTGCCTTGGCCCGGACCGTTAGAGTCCAGGATGGCGACTCCAGACTAGAGGAAAAAGAAAGTTACGAAAACACAATGTCAGCAAACGCCATGGTGGCGGACAGGCTGGCAGGATAA